The following is a genomic window from Polaribacter atrinae.
GTTTGGTTTGGACCACATAATGCAAAAATTGATAAAGCATGGCATCAAACCGGACAAAACCCTTATAAATCAATTATGGGTGGAGACGGAATGCATGTTCAGGTAGATAATAGAAATCATAATATTGTATATACAGGATATCAATTCGGAAATTATTATCGTCTAAATTTAGAAACTGAAGAAAATAAATACATTCAACCAAAACCAGCTAAAAAAGCAAAACCATACCGTTTTAATTGGCAAACTCCTATTCAGTTATCTAAACACAACCAAGATATTTTATATTTAGGAAGTAATAAATTACATCGATCTTTAAATAACGGTGATGATTGGGAAGAAATTTCTGATGATTTAACTAACGGAGGAAAAAAAGGAAATGTTGCATACGGAACCTTAACCTCTATTTCTGAAAGTCCGTTTCAATTTGGGTTAATTTACACAGGGTCTGATGATGGTGTTATTAGCTTAACAACTAACGGAGGTGGAAGCTGGACCAAAATTTCTAACAATCTTCCACAAGATTTATGGGTTTCTAGAGTCATTGCATCAAAATTTAAAAAAGAGCGTGTATATGCAACTTTAAACGGCTACCGTTTTGATGATTTTACACCTTATGTGTACATGTCTGATGATTACGGACAAACTTGGACAAACATTGGAAACACAATTCCGACCTCTTCTGTAAACGTTATTAAAGAAGATACAGAGAACGAAAACATATTGTATTTAGGTACAGATAACGGACTCTATGTTTCTTTTAACTACGGAACTTCTTGGAATGCTTTTAGTAAAGAATTACCCAATGTTGCTGTACATGATTTAGTGATTCAGCCAACAGCAAAAGATTTAATTGTTGCTACACACGGACGTAGTTTATACAAAACCAACATTGCTTCTTTACAAAAAATGAACGATAGCATTTTAGCAAAATCTATTGCTATTTTTGACATACATAATATTAAAAAGAGTAAAAGATGGGGAAGTTCTAGAAGTCAATGGAGAAAACCAATTACACCAGCAATTACAATTCCTTTTTATGTAAATGCTGATAAAAAAATAACGTTAGATATTTATGCTGAAAAAATAAAAATAAATTCAATTTCTATTGATGCAGATAAAGGTTTTAACAAGGCTATTTATGATGTTTCTTTTTCTGAAAAAGGATTAAAATACTACAAAAAATCGAATAAAAGCACAGAAATTGAAAAAGGAAATAATGATGTGTATTATTTACCAAAAGGAAAATATACTGTTAAAATTGGTAATGAAAAAGCAGGTTTTAAGGTAGAGTAATTTACTTACGTTTTTAAACAATAAAAAAATTATAACGTGTACTCGTTACAAACGAGCACCAGCTTGTGAGAGCACATCATTTTAGACTACTTAATCGCTAGCGCTCGTTTTTAACGAGTGCCGGCAACAATGAGAACATTCAAAATTATTTTTTTGTATTTTTGAAAAGCTATGAGTCGAAAATATAAGTTTCACAACAAATCTGCTTTATATTTTGTAAGTTTTGCTACTGTATACTGGATAGAAATCTTTACAAGACAAGTATATTTTGATGTATTAGCAAAAAGCATCGATTTTTGTAGGGCGAAAAAAGGTATGGAACTGTATGCTTATTGTTTTATGCCAAGTCATGTACACCTATTATTTAGATCCTCTAATGAGCAACCTATGGAGCTGCTACGAGACTTTAAAAAACATACCGCAAAAAAAATAATTGAAGCTATAAAGAACAATCCACAGGAAAGTAGAAAAGAGTTGTTACTTTGGTTATTTGAAAAAGCAGGGAAAGAGAAAGCGAATGTAACTAAATATCAATTTTGGCAACATCATAATAAACCAATAGAATTGTGGAGCGAAAAAGTAATCAAGCAAAAAATAGATTATATTCACAACAATCCTATTGAGCTTGGTTTTGTAACAAAATCAATCGATTGGAAATATTCTAGTGCAAGAAATTTTCAAGATGACCATACCGTTTTAGAAATAGATGAAACTGGTTTTTTAGGTTAAAAACTAAAGATAATAGTGTGAACGAAGATAGAAAAGCCTTGTGGGTACTCGTTACAAACGAGCACTAGCCTGTACGAGCATATCTTTTAGATTTACTAACCGCTAGCGCTCATTTTTAACGAGTGCCGGCAACAATAAAAAAACAAATTTGATACTCACTTCAAACGAGTTATAGCTTGATATTTTTAGAATTATAAAAATGGAAACTCTACAAGAAATCTAGGTTAATTTCTACCCCTCTATCCAAAATAGAAACATGATTAAAAAATACATTTTGACCATTAAAATCAGCTTCAATTAACCAATAAGAACCTTTAAAATAAGAATTTAAAACGGTTGCTTTTAATGCTGAATTTTCAACAATTTTTATTTGGTGCGGATATATTAACCTTGTCTTATTGTTGATGGTTATTTCGTTAACATCATCAAACAAAGCAGCAACGTATTTCTCTTTTGGGTTGTCATAAATCTCTTTCGGAGAATTGTCTTCTATAATTTTATTGTCTTTGATGATAATGAGTTTATCAGCAAAAGAAAGCGCATCATTTTTATCATGTGTTGCAATTATGCACGCAATCTTTTTTTCTTTTAAATAACTAAATAGATTTCTACGTAAAGAGTTCTTTTTAAAATTATCTATTTGCCCAAAAGGTTCATCTAACAATAATAACTGAGGTTCTTTTGCCAAGGCTCTAGCAATAGCAACACGTTGCTTTTGTCCGCCACTTAGGTTTTTAACCATTGTATTGGCAAAAGCCTTCATTTGAATGACTTCTAATAATTCTTGTGTTCTTAGCTCGCTCTCTTCTGGATAAAACCTCGACAAGAATTTTTTTATATTTTCTGATACAGAAATGTAAGGCATTAAATCGAAATCTTGTGCTACGTATTTAAAGTTCTCGAAACCAGGCACAAGGTGTTTTTGAGGACCAAAGATTTGTTCTTCTTTCCAAAGTATTTTTCCTTTATTTAAATCTACTAAACCGTAAATAGCTTTTAAAAGTGTAGATTTTCCGCAACCACTTTCTCCCATAACACAAAGATGTTCTCCTTGTTGTAATGTAAAATTAAAATCGTTTAATATTGTTTTTTTTTTGTGGTAAGAAAATGAAACGTTATCTACTTTTAGCATTTTACAAAAATAAGAAAACTTAATAAATACCTACAAGGTTTGTGAGATTTTGGCTCTATCTCTAAAAATATTTTAATAACCAACTTTTGCGTTAGCGATTGAAACGGCATCCTTTTTGCCTTTTCGGTAAAAAGATATAGTGTAAAGCGCGCCCCTTGTGGTAACGCCCAAATTATTGATACAATTCTTAAAAAAACTTTGAATAAAGCATAAAAAAACCGACACTTTCGCATCGGTTTTAATTCTTATTTTTAATATATAATTTTCATAAGGAGAATCATACAAAAAAGGTCTGCGACCTTACCAGATTCTTACTCTATCTGCTGGTTTTAAATACATTTTATCTCCTTCTTTAACATCAAATGCTTTGTAGAAAGCATCTACGTTTTTAAGAGGCATATATGCCCTGTACATTCCAGGAGAATGTGTGTTTGTCATAATTAAATTTTTAAGCGCTTCGTCTCTCATTTTTGTTCTCCAGATGGTTCCCCAAGAAAGGAAAAAACGTTGCTCTGGCGTGTAACCATCTATATCTGCTGGTCTTCCGTTCTTTTGTAAGAAGATTTGTAAACCTTCGTAAGCTGCTTGTACACCACCTAAATCTCCAATATTTTCTCCTAAAGTATACTCACCATTTAAGTGCATGCTGTCTATTGCAATAATATCGCTGTATTGCTTAATTAATCTTCCACCAATTTCTTTAAACTTTACAGAATCATCTTCTGTCCACCAGTTATTTAGGTTTCCATCACCATCAAAACGAGCACCAGAATCATCGAAACTATGAGAAATTTCATGTCCAATAACAGCTCCAATTCCACCATAATTTACAGCTTCATCTGCTTTATAATCATAAAAAGGAGGTTGTAAAATTGCTGCTGGAAAAACGATTTCATTATTTACAGGATAAAGTACGCGTTTACTGTTTGAGGAGACATTCCCCATTCTGTTCTGTCTACTTCACTTCCTAATTTTGCCATTTCTTTGTTGTAGTTCCATTTGGTAACATTAATAGCATTTTCGAAGTAAGAACCACCTTCTTTTAATCCTTTAACTTGTAGTTCAGAATAATCTTTCCAAACATCTGGATAGGCAATCTTAACGGTTAATTTGTGTAATTTTTCTAAGGCTTTTTCTTTAGTAACTTCACTCATCCAAGGTAATTGTGCAATTCTAGCTTCGAAACCTAACATTACATTGTCAATCATTTCCTTTGCTTTTTCCTTAGCTTCTGGTGGAAACATTTTTTCTACATATAGTTTTCCTAAAGCTTCACCAACAGCACCATTTAAGCTACCTAAAGCACGCTCATCTCTTGCACGTTGTTTTTTAGCACCACGCATTTCTTTAGAATAGAATTCCCAATTTGCAGTTTCTAAATCTGTAGAAAGAGAACCTAAAGAACTATTTATAGTGTTCCAACGTAATAATAACTTAATATCTGCAACAGACGTTTTTGCAAAAATTTCACTCAACGCTTTAAAATAACCTAGATCTGTTACAATAACTTTTTCTAAATCTTTTACGCCAACACCCTCTAAATGTGCTTGCCAATCTATTGCAGGAGATAATTCTTGTAATTCTGCTATTGTCATAGGATTGTAAAGCTTACGAATATCTCTACTCTCTTCTTTAGACATAATTGGTGTTGCTAAACTAGTTTCTAAAGCAACAATTGTAGCTGCATTTTTTGTAGCTGTAGTTGCATCATCTCCAAACTCTTGTAACATTTTTGCTACAAATTCTTGGTATTTTTCTAGCTTGTCTTTTACTTTAGCATCTACATAATAATCTCTAGATAAGCCTAAGCTTCCTCCGCCCATATAACCTGCATATTGGCTGCTGTTTTTTAAATCGTTATAAACACCAAAACCATAAAAACCTCCACCACCATAAGGTGCCATGTTTGTTAAATATGTTTCTATATCTTTCTTGGTTTTAATTTCATCTACTTTTGCTAAATATGGCATTACAGGTGCTTTACCTTGTGCATTTCTGGCAACAGTATCCATTATTGTTTGGTAATAATTTACCGCTTTTTCTTGATCTGAATCGATCTCATTTCCTTGAGCATCTTTTACTTTTGGAAAATCTCTTTCTTTTATTGCTTGATTTAAAATGGTTAAAACGTCTGCATCTGTCTTTTTACGAAGTTGATTAAAACCACCCCAAGATGTTTGATCGTCTGGAATTTCTGTTTCATCTAACCAAGTTCCGTTTACATGTCAAAAAAATCATCTGTAGGTTTTACAGTTGTATCCATATTCTCTAATGCAATACCTGGGGCTTTCTCCTCCTTTGGTTTCTCTTGCTGACAAGCTACTAATCCTAAAGAGGCAATAGCTGACACAAAAAACACTTTTTTAATTGTCTTCATGGTTATTTGATTTTTAAGTTGATTGAGTTTAATTGATACAATTAGTAACAATAATTACACATTGTTACAAATTTTAACTTTTTATTCTATTTTTTTTCTTGATATGGTAATGCTTTTAATTCCTTATCAAATATAAAGATTTAAAAGAGGATAACTCTATTACCCAAGTTTATCCCTAAAAAATGAACCTAATACTTTTTAAAAACAGTAGTTTTGTATCAATAATTACAATACATGAAGGATTATATTATTATTGGAGCCGGTCAATCTGGACTTGCTATTGCCTACCATTTGAGTAAACAAAATGCAGATTTTTTAATTGTTGATGCAAATTCTGAAACCGGTGAACCTTGGTTAAAAAGATGGGATTCTCTAAAATTATTTACTCCTTCTGAATTTAACAGTCTACCAGGAATGGAATTCCCTTATAAAAAAGGACATTATGCTAACAAATACGAAGTTGCCGATTATTTAAAAGCCTATGTTTTTAAATTCAATATTCCCATTGAATTTAACCATAAAATAACTTCGTTAAAAAAAGAGGATGGTGTTTTTACTTTAAAAAGTGATACACAAACGTTTAAAGCTAAAAATGTAATTATAGCAACAGGTCCTTTTCATAAACCATTCACACCGAGTTGTCATAAAAAAATATCGAAAGACATTCTTCAAATTCATAGTGAACATTATAAAAGTCCAGATCAGTTAAAAGAAGGTGCAACTTTAGTCGTTGGCGCTGGAGATTCTGGCGTACAAATTTTAAATGAAATTTCTAAAGTAAAGAAAAAGGTTTACTTTTCTGGAAACACAGATATTGTTTCGCTACCGCAAGAAATTTTAGGTAAAACCTTATGGTGGTGGTTTAGCAAAGTTGGTTTTTTAACCGCAAACAAATATTCTTGGATTGGTAAAAAACTTAGCAACAGCGGTCAGCCAGTTATTGGAACCGATGTAAAAACATTGTTTAAGAAAAAGAATATTACCTGTGTTGGTAGAACCTTAGATGCGCATGAAAAAACCATATCTTTTGAAAAACAAAAAGTTACCGATATTAAAAACATCGTTTGGGCAACCGGTTTTAAACCCAACTTTAATTGGATAGAAAACATCGAATTAGACGAAAACGAGTATCCTAAAAACTACAGAGGAGTTAGCGACATGGAAGGTTTGTATTTTATTGGTTTACCATGGCTGTACACAAGAGGTTCTGCAACTTTGGGTGGTGTAAAAAAAGATGCAAAATACTTATGTAACTATCTTGCTAAAAAAGAAAAAGATAGCCATAAATAACAGCTATCTTTTTTATCTATCTAGTTCTTTTATAAACTACAATTTAAGTGTCGCCTTTGGCGGATTTGGTAATTGTTGAAAGCCCATATTAAATAAAGTAAAACCAAAAATGTCTGCATACTGCTCGATGGTTTTTGCTACAGGCGTTCCTGCTCCATGCCCTGCATTGGTTTCTATTCTAATTAAAACCGGATTTTCTCCTTCATGCTTTTCTTGTAATTCTGCAGCAAATTTAAAACTATGTGCTGGCACAACTCTATCATCATGATCTCCGGTAGTTACCAATGTTGCTGGGTATTGCACTCCCTTTTTTACATTATGTACTGGCGAATACCCTTTTAAATACTCAAACATTTCTTTACTATCATCTGCAGTACCATAATCATACGCCCATCCTGCGCCAGCAGTAAACGTATGGTAACGCAACATATCTAAAACACCAACACCAGGTAAAGCAACTGCCATTAAATCTGGTCTTTGCGTCATGGTTGCTCCTACTAAAAGCCCACCATTTGAACGTCCGGAAATTGCTAAAAATTCTGAAGAAGTATATTTTTCTGAAATTAAGTATTCTGCTGCTGCTATAAAATCGTCAAATACATTTTGTTTTTTTAATTGAGTACCCGCATCGTGCCATTTCTTTCCATACTCTCCTCCACCTCTTAAGTTTGGTACGGCATAAATTCCTCCTTGTTCCATCCAAACTGCGTTTGCAATACTAAAAGAAGGGGTTAAGCTAATATTGAAACCGCCATAACCGTATAAAATAGTTGGGTTTTTTCCGTTTAATTCAACACCTTTTTTATGTGTAATAATCATCGGAACTTTTGTTCCGTCTTTTGATGTAAAAAACACTTGATTACTTGTATAATCATCAGCATTAAAAGCAATAGAAGGTTTCCAATAAGATGCATACGTTCCGTCTTCTGGATTGAACTTGTAAGATGAACCTGGTGTGCTATAATTGGTAAAAGAGAAATACAATTCTTTAGCTGTCTTTTTTCCTCCAAAACCACCAACGGTTCCAACTCCTGGTAATTTTACCTCCCTAATTAATTTTCCATCAAAATTGTACTGTAATACTTTAGAAACGGCATCTACCATATACGTTGCAAAGAAATAACCTGCACCAGAATTTAAACTCAGTACATTTTCTGTTTCAGGAATAAAATCTGCCCAGTTTTCTGGAGTTGGGTTTGCAACATCAACCGTTACTACCTTTTTATTTGGAGCATTTAAGTTTGTTACTAAATATACTTTACTACCAATATTTTCTATCGGATACGTATCACTATCAGTGTGTTCTAACATAGTTACCAATGGACTATTTGGTTTTGTTAGATCTTTAAGGAACAACTTGTTTCCAGATGTTGATACACTGGCAGAGATAAAAAGATACGCATCATCTTCAGACACATTACCACCTACATAACGGTGTTTTTCTGATGCCTTAGCTCCAAAAACAACAGCATCTTCTTTTTGTGAAGTTCCTAATTTATGGTAATATAACTTGTGTTGATCTGTTTTTGCAGACAACTCACTTCCGGTTGGCTTATCGTAACTAGAATAGTAAAAACCTTCGTTTTTATACCAAGAAATTCCAGAGAAT
Proteins encoded in this region:
- a CDS encoding ABC transporter ATP-binding protein → MLKVDNVSFSYHKKKTILNDFNFTLQQGEHLCVMGESGCGKSTLLKAIYGLVDLNKGKILWKEEQIFGPQKHLVPGFENFKYVAQDFDLMPYISVSENIKKFLSRFYPEESELRTQELLEVIQMKAFANTMVKNLSGGQKQRVAIARALAKEPQLLLLDEPFGQIDNFKKNSLRRNLFSYLKEKKIACIIATHDKNDALSFADKLIIIKDNKIIEDNSPKEIYDNPKEKYVAALFDDVNEITINNKTRLIYPHQIKIVENSALKATVLNSYFKGSYWLIEADFNGQNVFFNHVSILDRGVEINLDFL
- a CDS encoding flavin-containing monooxygenase; this encodes MKDYIIIGAGQSGLAIAYHLSKQNADFLIVDANSETGEPWLKRWDSLKLFTPSEFNSLPGMEFPYKKGHYANKYEVADYLKAYVFKFNIPIEFNHKITSLKKEDGVFTLKSDTQTFKAKNVIIATGPFHKPFTPSCHKKISKDILQIHSEHYKSPDQLKEGATLVVGAGDSGVQILNEISKVKKKVYFSGNTDIVSLPQEILGKTLWWWFSKVGFLTANKYSWIGKKLSNSGQPVIGTDVKTLFKKKNITCVGRTLDAHEKTISFEKQKVTDIKNIVWATGFKPNFNWIENIELDENEYPKNYRGVSDMEGLYFIGLPWLYTRGSATLGGVKKDAKYLCNYLAKKEKDSHK
- a CDS encoding REP-associated tyrosine transposase produces the protein MSRKYKFHNKSALYFVSFATVYWIEIFTRQVYFDVLAKSIDFCRAKKGMELYAYCFMPSHVHLLFRSSNEQPMELLRDFKKHTAKKIIEAIKNNPQESRKELLLWLFEKAGKEKANVTKYQFWQHHNKPIELWSEKVIKQKIDYIHNNPIELGFVTKSIDWKYSSARNFQDDHTVLEIDETGFLG
- a CDS encoding prolyl oligopeptidase family serine peptidase codes for the protein MKNKLIIPILFASAIFVSCNEEIKQKNINLKYPETTKKPVIDSLFGTAVVDNYRWLEDDRSTETEAWVKAENEVTFDYLNKIPYREQLKERLSELWNYEKVGTPFIEGNYTYFSKNNGLQNQSVIYRTKGNSEPEVFLDPNNFSDDGTTSLGSLSFSKDGSIAAYAISEGGSDWRKIIIMDAESKTIKEDTLVDVKFSGISWYKNEGFYYSSYDKPTGSELSAKTDQHKLYYHKLGTSQKEDAVVFGAKASEKHRYVGGNVSEDDAYLFISASVSTSGNKLFLKDLTKPNSPLVTMLEHTDSDTYPIENIGSKVYLVTNLNAPNKKVVTVDVANPTPENWADFIPETENVLSLNSGAGYFFATYMVDAVSKVLQYNFDGKLIREVKLPGVGTVGGFGGKKTAKELYFSFTNYSTPGSSYKFNPEDGTYASYWKPSIAFNADDYTSNQVFFTSKDGTKVPMIITHKKGVELNGKNPTILYGYGGFNISLTPSFSIANAVWMEQGGIYAVPNLRGGGEYGKKWHDAGTQLKKQNVFDDFIAAAEYLISEKYTSSEFLAISGRSNGGLLVGATMTQRPDLMAVALPGVGVLDMLRYHTFTAGAGWAYDYGTADDSKEMFEYLKGYSPVHNVKKGVQYPATLVTTGDHDDRVVPAHSFKFAAELQEKHEGENPVLIRIETNAGHGAGTPVAKTIEQYADIFGFTLFNMGFQQLPNPPKATLKL